In bacterium, a single genomic region encodes these proteins:
- a CDS encoding MBL fold metallo-hydrolase has protein sequence FGGFAYVTDVSRIPQKSVERLRGLDFLVLDALRFNRHPTHFNLEQALEVVSRIKPKRTALTHLSHDFDHDEVNKTLPSGVELAYDGMKVTI, from the coding sequence GGTTTGGCGGGTTTGCTTATGTCACCGATGTCAGCAGAATTCCTCAAAAATCAGTGGAACGATTGCGCGGCTTGGACTTCTTAGTACTTGATGCGTTAAGGTTCAATCGGCATCCCACTCACTTCAACCTCGAACAGGCGCTGGAAGTAGTGAGCCGTATAAAGCCCAAACGCACCGCGCTCACTCACCTTTCGCATGATTTCGACCATGACGAGGTCAATAAGACATTGCCGTCCGGGGTTGAGCTTGCATATGATGGGATGAAGGTAACG